The DNA sequence GACGCCGCCGAACGCCCCGAAACGTTCCGGGTGCTCGTCCACGTCCGAGGGCGAGTCGGGCCGCCAGAGCGGCATGTGCACCACACCCGGTTCGAGGACCGTCCAGTCACCGAAGAAGCCGGTGATCTCGGCCCGCGAGCGGAGCGTGATCTCGGTGGCGGTACGCGCCGACAGCCGCTGCGCGTCGAGCATCTCCTGCGGCTGGTCCTCGAACGTGGAGTGCGAGATCACCAGGAAGCTGCCCGGCGCGGCGGCGGCCCGCAGGGTGGCCAGGATGTCGGCCGGGCGGTCGGCGTCCGGCACGAAGTGCACCACGCCGGCGAGCAGGATGCCCAGCGGCCGGTCGAAGTCGATCAGGCCGCCGGCCCGGGCCTGGTCCAGGATCAGCTTCGGCTCGCGCAGGTCGGCCAGGAGCGCGGTGGCCCGGTCGTTGCCGGCCAGCAGCTCGTGGCTGTGCGCCACCGCCACCGGGTCGATGTCGACGTAGACGATCCGGGCCTCGGGATTCGCGGCCTGGGCGACCTCGTGCACGTTGCCGACGGTGGGGATGCCGGAGCCGATGTCGAGGAACTGGTCGATGCCGGCGTCGAGCAGCACCCGCACGGCCCGGCGCAGGAACTCCCGCCCGGAGCGCATGGTGGCCGCCAGGTTCGGCGTCATGGCCGCGATCTGCTCGGCGAGCTGCCGGTCGATCTCGAAGTTGTGCGCCCCGCCGAGGAAGTAGTCGTAGACCCGGGCGGCGCTGGGCCGGCTCAGGTCGATCCCGGCGGGAGGTCCGTCCG is a window from the Micromonospora sp. DSM 45708 genome containing:
- a CDS encoding SAM-dependent methyltransferase; this encodes MQTSDGPPAGIDLSRPSAARVYDYFLGGAHNFEIDRQLAEQIAAMTPNLAATMRSGREFLRRAVRVLLDAGIDQFLDIGSGIPTVGNVHEVAQAANPEARIVYVDIDPVAVAHSHELLAGNDRATALLADLREPKLILDQARAGGLIDFDRPLGILLAGVVHFVPDADRPADILATLRAAAAPGSFLVISHSTFEDQPQEMLDAQRLSARTATEITLRSRAEITGFFGDWTVLEPGVVHMPLWRPDSPSDVDEHPERFGAFGGVARHDRAAG